A single Lolium perenne isolate Kyuss_39 chromosome 6, Kyuss_2.0, whole genome shotgun sequence DNA region contains:
- the LOC127305158 gene encoding uncharacterized protein — MATAVLRSHDALANTMHLDAFAASPIKPRRRRHAKAGSPPPKGAVPVVTSSPPPKQAQAPVSSSPPKAPAAGRRSPPAKPARKQPSPSKEAPAKPPQMVVRILKRGEEPPAPAPVPAPVQPKVQAPPADRRVRSPSPPSAAPVQTRAPAERRVRSPSPASAAAPVPARAPADRRVLGFTARIGPQSPAVVPTKRMVSVAAVAATAATYAGPAFSVAAPEPSSLPVPGFLQRAEEEATRGLRCLLRIGELS; from the coding sequence ATGGCGACGGCGGTGCTCAGATCCCACGACGCGCTCGCCAACACGATGCACCTCGACGCCTTCGCCGCGTCCCCCATCAAGCCGCGCCGCCGGCGCCACGCTAAGGccggctcgccgccgcccaagggTGCCGTTCCGGTCGTTACTTCCTCCCCGCCGCCCAAGCAGGCGCAGGCGCCCGTTTCGTCGTCGCCTCCGAAGGCCCCGGCGGCCGGTCGCCGGTCCCCGCCCGCGAAGCCCGCCCGCAAGCAGCCGTCCCCGTCCAAGGAGGCCCCCGCCAAGCCGCCGCAGATGGTCGTCCGGATCCTGAAGCGCGGCGAGGAGCCACCGGCTCCCGCTCCGGTTCCCGCCCCTGTACAGCCCAAGGTGCAAGCCCCGCCGGCGGACAGGCGCGTGCGGTCGCCTTCCCCTCCGTCAGCAGCCCCCGTCCAGACCCGGGCCCCTGCCGAGAGGCGCGTGCGGTCCCCTTCCCCGGCCTCTGCCGCCGCACCCGTCCCGGCCCGCGCGCCCGCGGACAGGCGCGTGCTCGGCTTCACCGCCCGGATCGGGCCCCAGTCACCGGCCGTCGTGCCGACCAAGAGGATGGTCTCCGTCGCCGCTGTTGCCGCCACCGCGGCGACGTACGCCGGCCCGGCCTTCTCCGTCGCGGCCCCGGAGCCGAGCTCGCTCCCTGTCCCCGGATTCCTGCAGCGGGCCGAGGAAGAGGCCACCCGCGGCCTCCGCTGCCTCCTCCGCATCGGCGAGCTATCATGA
- the LOC127305159 gene encoding transmembrane 9 superfamily member 11 has product MARLRALLLALAATAALLLPSADAFYLPGSYPHKYSPGEFLNVKVNSLTSIDTEIPFSYYSLPFCTPPDGVKDSAENLGELLMGDRIETSPYRFRMHANDSDVLLCRSDPLSPGAFTLMKKRIDEMYQVNLILDNLPAIRYTRKDDYFLRWTGYPVGIRVGGDYYVFNHLQFTVLVHKYEDPNVARVMGTADATDAIPASSKDTSSSKDTSSGWMVVGFEVVPCSIKHNPDDAKALKMYAKYPTKIACDPTTVSMSIKEGEPIVYTYEVAFVESDIKWPSRWDAYLKMEGAKVHWFSILNSLMVIAFLAGIVFVILLRTVRRDLTRYEELDSEAQAQMNEELSGWKLVVSDVFRAPTNPMLLCMMVGDGVQILGMAVVTILFAALGFMSPASRGTLITGMLFFYLVLGILAGYASVRVWKTIKCGDHSGWVGVSWRTACFFPGIAFLILTTLNFLLWGSQSTGAIPFSLFVVLILLWFCISVPLTLVGGFLGAKAPHIEYPVRTNQIPREIPAQKYPSWLLVLGAGTLPFGTLFIELFFIMSSIWMGRVYYVFGFLFIVMLLLVIVCAEVSLVLTYMHLCVEDWKWWWKSFFSSGSVAIYIFLYSINYLVFDLKSLSGPVSATLYLGYSLFMVIAIMLATGTVGFISSFCFIHYLFSSVKAD; this is encoded by the coding sequence ATGGCCCGCCTCCGCGCCCTCCTCCTCGCGCTCGCCGCCAcggccgccctcctcctcccctccGCCGACGCCTTCTACCTCCCGGGGAGCTACCCGCACAAGTACAGCCCGGGGGAGTTCCTCAacgtcaaggtgaactcgctcaccTCCATCGACACCGAGATCCCCTTCAGCTACTACAGCCTGCCCTTCTGCACGCCGCCCGACGGCGTCAAGGACAGCGCCGAGAACCTCGGCGAGCTGCTCATGGGCGACCGCATCGAGACCTCGCCCTACCGCTTCCGGATGCACGCCAACGACTCCGACGTGCTGCTCTGCCGCTCCGACCCGCTCTCGCCCGGCGCATTCACCCTCATGAAGAAGCGCATCGACGAGATGTACCAGGTCAACCTCATCCTCGACAACCTCCCCGCCATCCGCTACACCCGCAAGGACGACTACTTCCTCCGCTGGACCGGCTACCCCGTCGGCATCCGCGTCGGCGGCGACTACTACGTCTTCAACCACCTCCAGTTCACCGTCCTCGTCCACAAGTACGAGGACCCCAACGTCGCGCGCGTCATGGGCACCGCCGACGCCACCGACGCCATCCCCGCCTCCTCCAAGGACACCTCCTCCTCCAAGGACACCTCCTCCGGCTGGATGGTCGTCGGCTTCGAGGTCGTGCCCTGCAGCATCAAGCACAACCCGGACGACGCCAAGGCCCTCAAGATGTACGCCAAGTACCCCACCAAAATCGCCTGCGACCCCACCACCGTCTCCATGAGCATCAAGGAGGGCGAGCCCATCGTCTACACCTACGAGGTCGCCTTCGTCGAGAGCGACATCAAGTGGCCCTCGCGCTGGGACGCATACCTCAAGATGGAGGGCGCCAAGGTGCACTGGTTCTCCATCCTCAACTCGCTCATGGTCATCGCCTTCCTCGCCGGCATCGTCTTCGTCATCCTGCTCCGGACCGTCAGGCGCGACCTCACCCGGTACGAGGAGCTCGACAGCGAGGCGCAGGCGCAGATGAACGAGGAGCTCTCCGGCTGGAAGCTCGTCGTCAGCGACGTCTTCCGCGCGCCCACCAACCCCATGCTGCTCTGCATGATGGTCGGGGACGGCGTGCAGATCCTCGGAATGGCCGTGGTCACCATCCTCTTTGCGGCGCTTGGGTTCATGTCGCCGGCCTCCCGCGGCACCCTCATCACCGGCATGCTCTTCTTCTACCTGGTCCTCGGGATCCTGGCAGGGTACGCCAGTGTCCGCGTGTGGAAGACCATCAAGTGCGGGGATCACTCGGGATGGGTCGGTGTTTCCTGGAGGACAGCCTGCTTCTTCCCCGGCATCGCCTTCCTGATCCTCACCACGCTCAACTTCCTGCTGTGGGGAAGCCAGAGCACGGGCGCCATCCCCTTCTCGCTGTTCGTCGTGCTGATTCTCCTCTGGTTCTGCATCTCGGTGCCGCTTACGCTCGTCGGTGGATTCCTTGGGGCCAAGGCGCCGCACATCGAGTACCCTGTCCGCACAAACCAGATCCCCCGCGAGATCCCCGCTCAGAAGTACCCGTCCTGGCTGCTGGTTCTCGGTGCCGGCACGCTGCCCTTCGGCACCCTCTTCATCGAGCTCTTCTTCATCATGTCAAGCATATGGATGGGCCGTGTCTACTACGTCTTTGGGTTCCTCTTCATCGTCATGCTGCTCCTGGTTATCGTCTGCGCCGAGGTTTCCCTGGTTCTGACCTACATGCACCTCTGCGTCGAGGACTGGAAGTGGTGGTGGAAGTCCTTCTTCTCATCTGGGTCCGTGGCCATCTACATCTTCCTCTACTCGATCAACTACCTCGTCTTCGACCTCAAGAGCCTCAGCGGACCAGTGTCGGCGACCCTCTACCTCGGCTACTCGCTCTTCATGGTTATCGCTATTATGCTCGCCACCGGCACGGTTGGGTTCATTTCCTCATTCTGCTTCATCCACTATCTCTTTTCATCTGTGAAGGCTGATTGA